In Xiphophorus hellerii strain 12219 chromosome 4, Xiphophorus_hellerii-4.1, whole genome shotgun sequence, a single genomic region encodes these proteins:
- the gpalpp1 gene encoding GPALPP motifs-containing protein 1 produces the protein MSSDKLIGPALPPLFRKDGSESDESENDFAGPALPPGYKRGEPSSSSDESEPEVAFKRSRTGEAAEVTKDDDDDDDDDDGFFGPALPPGFKKQSSPERPPVLGPALPPGFHRAASDSDDGEDGEGFPGPALPPGYQAECSSSEGEDEDVIGPMPAKGPIQDSVALEFERRAQRMKEKLTGEEAPEVVSRETWMTELPPELQHIGLGARTFKKRSGPENNDRSIWTDTPADRERKAQERLEGKKTGEAKNDRVPQVSRRDVEMAEKVSKYNDSKRGESLMSLHSKKLKEKAKETADKPVERRPFDRDEDLQVNRFDEAQKQRLLKKSQELNTRFSHSKDRMFL, from the exons ATGTCTTCTGATAAATTAATTGGGCCTGCTTTACCGCCGTTGTTTAGAAAGGATGGATCTGAAAGCGACGAGAGTGAAAATGATT TCGCTGGTCCCGCGCTGCCTCCCGGTTATAAGCGGGGGGAGCCGTCCAGTTCTTCGGATGAGAGTGAGCCGGAGGTGGCGTTCAAAAGATCCAGgactggagaagctgcaga GGTGAccaaagatgatgatgatgatgatgatgatgatgatggtttcTTTGGACCAGCTTTGCCACcaggatttaaaaaacaaagttcaccAGAAAG ACCCCCTGTGCTGGGACCAGCTTTGCCCCCCGGGTTCCACAGAGCAGCATCTGACAGCGATGATGGGGAAGACGGAGAGGGCTTCCCAGGGCCTGCGCTGCCCCCAGGATACCAGGCCGAGTGTTCCAGCAGTGAAGGAGAGGACGAGGATGTGATTGGGCCCATGCCCGCCAAAGGGCCCATTCAAGACTCAGTGGCTCTCGAATTTGAACGAAGAGCACAAAGGATGAAAGAGAAGCTCACTGGGGAG GAGGCCCCTGAGGTGGTGTCTAGAGAAACATGGATGACGGAGCTCCCACCAGAACTGCAGCACATTGGTTTAGGGGCTCGAACCTTCAAGAAGAGGTCAGGTCCAGAGAACAATGATCGATCGATTTGGACGGACACACCGGCAGACAGGGAGCGCAAGGCCcag GAACGACTTGAAGGAAAGAAAACTGGCGAGGCAAAGAATGATAGAGTCCCACAGGTTTCTCGAAGGGACGTAGAAATGGCAGAAAAAGTATCAAAATATAAT GACTCCAAACGGGGTGAGTCTCTCATGAGTTTACACTCAAAGAAGCTGAAGGAAAAAGCCAAAGAGACAGCGGACAAGCCAGTGGAGAGGAGGCCGTTTGATAGAGACGAAGACCTGCAGGTGAATCGCTTTGATGAAGCCCAGAAACAGCGACTGCTGAAGAAATCTCAGGAACTGAACACGCGTTTCTCACACAGCAAAGATCGAATGTTTCTGTAG
- the gtf2f2a gene encoding general transcription factor IIF subunit 2 isoform X1, which produces MSEKGEVDLTGAKQNTGVWLVKVPKYLSQQWAKATGRGEVGKIRICKKGNQGKPEVSFTLNEELTTIEGIEDKTVSAPREHPFTMQSVGGQMLAVFTETSSGQSEERSDGSSSGSGTGPDKIALEGVVVQRAECRPAVSESYMKLKRLQIEESSKPARLSQQLLKPVTTNYKPVANHDYNREYERKKKEEGKRARSDKQQVLDMLFSAFEKHQYYNIKDLVDITKQPVTYLKEILRDIGIYNVKGTHKNTWELKPEYRHYQAEEKTDE; this is translated from the exons ATGTCAGAGAAAGGAGAAGTAGATTTAACAGGTGCCAAGCAGAATACTGGTGTTTGGCTCGTAAAG GTGCCGAAGTACCTCTCTCAGCAATGGGCAAAAGCTACAGGAAGAGGCGAGGTCGGGAAAATCAGAATTTGCAA aaaaggaaaccaAGGAAAACCAGAG GTGTCTTTCACTTTAAATGAAGAGCTGACTACCATTGAAGGCATTGAGGACAAGACGGTGTCTGCACCTCGCGAACATCCTTTCACCATGCAGTCCGTGGGGGGTCAGATGCTGGCGGTCTTCACGGAGACTTCATCCG GCCAGTCAGAAGAAAGATCTGATGGCAGCAGCTCAGGTTCGGGGACAGGTCCAG ATAAAATAGCCTTGGAGGGAGTGGTGGTGCAGAGAGCAGAATGCAGACCTGCTGTTAGTGAAAGCTACATGAAATTAAAGCG GCTACAAATTGAAGAGTCTTCCAAACCAGCGAGGTTGTCACAGCAGTTGTTGAAACCTGTCACCACCAACTACAAACCTGTGGCCAACCACGACTACAAT CGTGAATACGAGcggaaaaagaaagaggaaggcAAGAGAGCGAGATCTGACAAACAGCAGGTTCTGGACATGTTGTTTTCTGCATTTGAGAAGCACCAGTACTACAACATCAAAGACCTGGTAGACATCACCAAACAGCCTGTG ACATACCTGAAGGAAATCTTGCGTGATATTGGCATCTACAATGTAAAGGGAACGCACAAGAACACCTGGGAACTCAAGCCGGAGTACAGACATTACCAGGCAGAGGAAAAAACTGATgaatag
- the gtf2f2a gene encoding general transcription factor IIF subunit 2 isoform X2, producing the protein MSEKGEVDLTGAKQNTGVWLVKVPKYLSQQWAKATGRGEVGKIRICKKGNQGKPEVSFTLNEELTTIEGIEDKTVSAPREHPFTMQSVGGQMLAVFTETSSDKIALEGVVVQRAECRPAVSESYMKLKRLQIEESSKPARLSQQLLKPVTTNYKPVANHDYNREYERKKKEEGKRARSDKQQVLDMLFSAFEKHQYYNIKDLVDITKQPVTYLKEILRDIGIYNVKGTHKNTWELKPEYRHYQAEEKTDE; encoded by the exons ATGTCAGAGAAAGGAGAAGTAGATTTAACAGGTGCCAAGCAGAATACTGGTGTTTGGCTCGTAAAG GTGCCGAAGTACCTCTCTCAGCAATGGGCAAAAGCTACAGGAAGAGGCGAGGTCGGGAAAATCAGAATTTGCAA aaaaggaaaccaAGGAAAACCAGAG GTGTCTTTCACTTTAAATGAAGAGCTGACTACCATTGAAGGCATTGAGGACAAGACGGTGTCTGCACCTCGCGAACATCCTTTCACCATGCAGTCCGTGGGGGGTCAGATGCTGGCGGTCTTCACGGAGACTTCATCCG ATAAAATAGCCTTGGAGGGAGTGGTGGTGCAGAGAGCAGAATGCAGACCTGCTGTTAGTGAAAGCTACATGAAATTAAAGCG GCTACAAATTGAAGAGTCTTCCAAACCAGCGAGGTTGTCACAGCAGTTGTTGAAACCTGTCACCACCAACTACAAACCTGTGGCCAACCACGACTACAAT CGTGAATACGAGcggaaaaagaaagaggaaggcAAGAGAGCGAGATCTGACAAACAGCAGGTTCTGGACATGTTGTTTTCTGCATTTGAGAAGCACCAGTACTACAACATCAAAGACCTGGTAGACATCACCAAACAGCCTGTG ACATACCTGAAGGAAATCTTGCGTGATATTGGCATCTACAATGTAAAGGGAACGCACAAGAACACCTGGGAACTCAAGCCGGAGTACAGACATTACCAGGCAGAGGAAAAAACTGATgaatag